GGTCCCCAACCGGCCGGCGTACCCGCACGAGGTGGTGGCGGTCGTGCTGTCGGTGCGCGAGGGCGTGTTGTCGGTGCTGATGTGGCGGCGCGCGCAGGCGCCGTTCGTCCGGCGGTGGGCGCTGCCCGGAGGAGGGGTCGGGGAGGACGAGCGGCTGCGCGCCGCGATCCTGCGTCATCTCGCCGAGAAGGTGGACGTCACCGAGGTCGCCTATCTCGAGCAGCTTGCGACCCACAGCAACATCAAGCGCGACCCCCGAGGGCGCGTCCTCGCGACCGCCTATCTCGGGCTGGTGCCGTCTTCCGTCGTACCTGACCTGCCGCCGGACACCGGCTGGCACCCGGTGTGCGACCTGCCGCCGACGGCGTTCGACCACGCCGACTTCATCAGCGCCGGAGTGGAACGGCTGCGGGCGAAGCTGACGTACACCAACATCGGGTTCGCGCTCGCACCCGAGGAGTTCACGATGTCCCAGCTGCGCGACGTGGTCAGCGGCGCCCTCGGCTACTCGGTCACCCAGACGAACCTCGCCCGGGTCATGACCCGTCGGCAGCTGATCGAGCCGACCCGGGCGCGCAGCC
This genomic stretch from Mycobacteriales bacterium harbors:
- a CDS encoding NUDIX domain-containing protein is translated as MVAVVLSVREGVLSVLMWRRAQAPFVRRWALPGGGVGEDERLRAAILRHLAEKVDVTEVAYLEQLATHSNIKRDPRGRVLATAYLGLVPSSVVPDLPPDTGWHPVCDLPPTAFDHADFISAGVERLRAKLTYTNIGFALAPEEFTMSQLRDVVSGALGYSVTQTNLARVMTRRQLIEPTRARSQPGPAGGRPAMRYRFRSRELAVTDPFAVLKPSRRR